In Acidianus brierleyi, one genomic interval encodes:
- a CDS encoding APC family permease, whose translation MKSENESFKKEEGLSKGVLSPWLAMANGLASNAPSAVTALYFVGLAGLVGGSLPLVVVLAWLIYLSMTYVVYNWSKHIAASYGWAAIQKKGFNSSYISFVAGGWGYWFYYMLASAGFGVLGLSTFLPLLFPTLYSTYPWIWIPISLGIIAETSTLMYLGIKTNSKYNLYAGLGEIAFLLITSIILIIKAGPHNTVIPFTPLPLGAGWAVIFTSMIFGITTFGGMNSSIPVAEETADPKKNIPKSLVMLALILGIPIILNSYAQEVTYGVSNMFNYANLPDPGIIIYDAVLGSVFGIIFAIFIVNSFNSSTIGFGNGQVRTVYGMARDGVVFPKHFSEINKYGVPGKNIIIMAVINAVLAITAGLIMGPLNASIFLITANAFYSFLNHLLGAIGLIRYNKKQGTLRLTHIIVGGIVVIALGAAIVLSAMAPPPLDYAGLFALSWFILGSIIYLIEKRRNPEKIKKFGDYSL comes from the coding sequence ATGAAGTCCGAAAATGAAAGTTTTAAAAAGGAAGAAGGATTATCAAAAGGTGTTCTATCTCCATGGTTAGCTATGGCTAACGGTTTAGCAAGTAATGCACCTTCAGCAGTTACCGCATTATATTTCGTAGGATTAGCAGGTTTAGTAGGAGGATCTTTACCATTAGTAGTTGTATTGGCATGGTTAATATACCTTTCAATGACTTATGTGGTTTACAATTGGAGTAAGCACATTGCAGCCTCTTATGGTTGGGCAGCAATACAGAAGAAGGGATTTAATAGTAGTTACATCTCTTTCGTTGCAGGAGGTTGGGGATACTGGTTTTATTATATGTTAGCTTCTGCCGGTTTTGGAGTTTTGGGATTATCTACATTTTTACCTTTACTATTCCCTACACTTTATTCCACATATCCTTGGATATGGATACCTATATCATTGGGAATAATAGCCGAGACATCAACATTAATGTACTTAGGAATTAAAACTAATAGTAAATACAATTTGTACGCCGGTTTAGGAGAAATAGCTTTTCTATTAATAACATCAATAATTCTTATAATTAAGGCGGGTCCTCATAATACAGTAATACCTTTTACTCCTCTACCGCTAGGAGCTGGTTGGGCAGTCATATTTACATCTATGATATTTGGAATAACTACCTTTGGAGGAATGAACTCTTCTATTCCAGTTGCAGAAGAAACTGCAGATCCAAAGAAGAATATACCTAAATCATTAGTAATGTTAGCCTTAATTTTAGGTATACCTATAATTCTAAATTCGTATGCTCAAGAAGTAACTTATGGAGTATCAAATATGTTTAACTATGCTAATCTCCCAGATCCAGGAATTATAATATACGATGCAGTTCTAGGTTCTGTATTTGGAATAATATTTGCAATATTTATAGTGAATAGCTTTAATTCATCAACGATAGGATTTGGAAACGGCCAAGTAAGGACGGTTTATGGGATGGCTAGGGACGGAGTAGTTTTCCCAAAGCACTTCTCTGAAATAAATAAGTACGGTGTACCTGGTAAAAATATCATAATAATGGCTGTAATAAACGCAGTATTAGCTATTACCGCAGGTCTAATAATGGGACCTTTAAACGCTAGTATATTTCTTATAACTGCTAATGCATTCTATAGTTTTCTAAATCATTTATTAGGAGCTATAGGCCTAATAAGATACAATAAAAAACAGGGAACTCTTAGATTAACTCATATAATTGTAGGAGGAATAGTAGTAATAGCATTAGGAGCTGCAATTGTGTTATCAGCAATGGCACCGCCTCCTTTAGATTATGCAGGACTATTTGCGCTTTCATGGTTCATATTAGGTTCTATAATTTACCTTATAGAAAAGAGGAGAAACCCAGAGAAAATAAAGAAGTTCGGAGATTATTCCTTATAA
- a CDS encoding FAD-binding oxidoreductase yields MSQLLSFEKEFGKNFITDEKELEKASEDQYLVSPIIKNLSKKAIGLLKIDNENDIRTAIDISYKHNIPLVARGAGTSTIGQVILLKPSVVLDFNNMKGIEYDKYVSVKPGTKVLETLNYLRKRGKDLMVYPSSFYISSVGGYVAGGDVGIGSFQYGYYFDESLVQLKVIGFNKEEEVKGKYVWGFAQAAGTTGFIVDSSFKLTDFQDWKDYIIEGDDLLSLLVNIKKLDRKRVRRVVIEDHDAFSVVAKGRATSNKQWITIVSSTEPLGSEINLNFMDELAFAAVYVTMSKISPFKNYFYEVRLFPIERFLSIVTKVKSVLGNKVLIHGDVMTLKGEIIIYTVFISDRENFELIDEIMRSEGIPFEIHSVEVNDRVDDPERLSLMKRYKALMDPKDLINPGKLRI; encoded by the coding sequence ATGTCACAGCTTTTGAGCTTTGAGAAGGAATTTGGTAAAAATTTTATAACAGATGAAAAAGAGTTGGAAAAAGCTAGTGAAGATCAATATTTAGTTTCTCCCATTATTAAAAATCTTTCAAAAAAAGCTATAGGCCTTTTAAAAATAGACAATGAAAACGATATAAGGACTGCGATTGATATATCTTACAAGCATAATATACCATTAGTTGCTAGGGGAGCTGGTACTTCTACCATAGGTCAAGTAATTCTTTTAAAACCGTCAGTAGTTTTGGATTTTAACAATATGAAAGGTATTGAATATGATAAATATGTTAGTGTAAAGCCTGGAACTAAAGTCCTAGAAACTCTGAATTATTTAAGGAAAAGAGGTAAAGATCTAATGGTCTATCCAAGTAGTTTCTATATCTCTAGTGTTGGAGGTTATGTAGCTGGAGGAGATGTTGGAATAGGTTCTTTTCAATATGGATATTACTTTGATGAGAGTTTAGTTCAATTAAAAGTAATAGGATTTAACAAAGAAGAAGAAGTTAAAGGAAAATATGTTTGGGGTTTTGCTCAAGCTGCAGGTACTACTGGGTTTATAGTAGATTCAAGTTTTAAGCTTACAGATTTTCAGGATTGGAAAGATTATATTATTGAAGGAGACGATTTATTATCTCTTCTTGTAAATATTAAAAAATTAGACAGGAAAAGAGTGAGAAGAGTTGTAATAGAAGATCACGATGCATTTTCAGTTGTGGCTAAAGGTAGAGCAACGTCCAATAAACAATGGATAACTATAGTTTCTTCTACAGAACCTTTAGGTAGCGAGATTAACCTTAATTTTATGGACGAATTGGCTTTTGCAGCAGTTTATGTTACGATGAGTAAAATATCTCCTTTTAAAAACTATTTTTACGAAGTTAGACTCTTCCCAATAGAGAGATTCTTAAGTATAGTAACAAAAGTCAAAAGCGTTTTAGGAAATAAAGTTCTTATTCATGGAGACGTCATGACGTTAAAAGGAGAGATTATAATATATACTGTTTTCATATCAGATAGGGAAAATTTTGAATTAATAGACGAAATAATGAGAAGTGAAGGAATACCTTTCGAAATACATTCGGTGGAAGTAAATGATAGAGTAGATGATCCAGAAAGGTTATCTTTAATGAAAAGGTATAAAGCATTGATGGATCCTAAAGATCTTATAAATCCTGGAAAGTTGAGAATATGA
- a CDS encoding DUF1177 family protein, with translation MILKTLMEVIEILESKNPFSYLEEECKKYGIELQEKKIGDVTFVKAKIGKGKRKAEILGRLGAIRVSNHYGIVSDADGAIISLTSMIEWAKNYSEIEGEAIFSTNISLDAKLIPHKPFNFMVPLVGLDDALRLEVDKEAQFLISVDSTKGNRIAKYNDFAISHIIKDGYILKIPDEIIDIYEKVTEHEPYFVALTSGDLTPMEINAYHISTFLSPWLYTESPILGLATVSKYPIPGYETGVQNVTMLERASRFSIEVLKYYFSGGDIYSEEELSSLKNVLGESQFMKLKKN, from the coding sequence ATGATACTAAAAACTCTAATGGAAGTAATAGAAATTCTAGAGAGTAAAAATCCTTTTTCTTATTTAGAAGAGGAGTGTAAAAAGTATGGTATAGAGTTACAAGAAAAAAAGATAGGCGACGTAACGTTTGTTAAAGCTAAAATTGGCAAGGGAAAAAGAAAAGCCGAAATATTAGGAAGATTGGGTGCAATAAGAGTCTCAAACCATTATGGTATAGTTTCTGATGCTGATGGAGCTATAATATCACTAACTTCAATGATAGAGTGGGCAAAAAACTATTCTGAAATAGAGGGTGAAGCAATATTTTCTACAAACATTTCTCTAGACGCCAAGTTAATTCCTCATAAACCTTTCAATTTTATGGTTCCTCTTGTAGGATTAGACGATGCGCTAAGATTGGAAGTGGATAAAGAAGCCCAATTCTTAATTTCCGTTGATTCTACTAAAGGTAATAGAATAGCAAAGTATAATGATTTTGCTATTTCTCACATAATAAAAGACGGCTATATATTGAAAATTCCAGACGAAATAATAGATATTTATGAAAAAGTAACTGAACATGAACCATACTTTGTAGCGTTAACTTCGGGGGATCTAACACCAATGGAAATAAATGCTTACCATATAAGCACTTTCCTTTCTCCATGGCTCTATACAGAATCTCCAATATTAGGTTTAGCTACTGTATCAAAGTATCCCATTCCAGGTTATGAAACTGGAGTACAGAACGTTACAATGCTAGAAAGAGCTAGTAGATTTAGTATTGAAGTTTTAAAATACTATTTCTCTGGAGGCGATATATATTCTGAAGAAGAATTAAGTTCACTTAAAAATGTTTTAGGGGAATCCCAATTTATGAAGTTAAAGAAAAATTAA
- a CDS encoding FAD-dependent oxidoreductase, producing the protein MSFDADVIIVGGGLSGLSAGITAVREGLNVILLERGEYSGAKNLSGGRMYVHSLLKLIPDALDKAPFERPITKETFEFFCENKKLSFSLEEKDKKNSFSVLRSKFDRWLAGEAENLGLLISYSTLVTDAHREGNGITLETNRGALKAPLVIDASGVTSVVFRYLGLRNFSPSKWMLGVKEIVKTDIKMNDNEGEVRTIVGTIKGVKGGGFVYTNKDSLSVGMAVTFDSLPKSEYPAKDLVEGFREKLGIDGEILEYSAHAIPYYGYKNLPSIYTDNLIAVGDSAGFLINDGFTIRGMDLAIASGMIAGLSAKKIKDNGYKTEIYYDMLKESFILKHLELAYNRFELMNKAYTLNSYPEILCNVLSDMFTVSENRNTLIDDAILRLKEKGISLTQAINDMWRMLK; encoded by the coding sequence ATGAGTTTTGATGCAGACGTTATAATAGTAGGTGGAGGATTGTCTGGACTTTCAGCCGGAATTACTGCAGTAAGAGAAGGACTTAATGTAATCCTTTTAGAGAGGGGAGAGTATAGTGGAGCTAAGAACTTGTCTGGAGGTAGAATGTACGTCCATTCCTTACTTAAACTTATTCCAGACGCGTTAGATAAGGCGCCTTTTGAAAGACCCATAACCAAAGAGACTTTTGAATTCTTTTGCGAGAATAAGAAACTTTCATTTTCCTTAGAAGAAAAGGATAAAAAGAATAGCTTTTCTGTCTTAAGATCTAAATTTGATAGATGGTTAGCTGGAGAAGCCGAAAACCTAGGTTTACTAATATCTTACTCTACTCTAGTTACAGACGCTCATAGAGAAGGTAACGGTATTACTCTGGAGACTAATAGAGGAGCATTGAAAGCCCCCTTAGTTATCGATGCTTCAGGAGTTACTTCTGTAGTATTTAGATATTTAGGACTTAGGAATTTTTCTCCGAGCAAGTGGATGTTAGGTGTTAAAGAAATAGTAAAGACCGATATCAAGATGAATGATAATGAGGGAGAAGTAAGAACTATAGTAGGTACAATAAAGGGCGTTAAAGGAGGAGGTTTCGTTTACACGAATAAGGACTCTTTATCGGTAGGTATGGCAGTTACGTTTGATTCATTACCTAAATCCGAATATCCTGCAAAGGATCTGGTAGAAGGTTTTAGGGAAAAATTAGGAATAGATGGAGAAATTCTTGAATATTCAGCTCACGCAATTCCTTATTACGGTTATAAAAATCTCCCATCTATATATACTGACAACTTAATAGCTGTTGGAGATTCTGCAGGATTTCTGATTAATGATGGGTTTACAATAAGGGGAATGGATCTAGCTATAGCTTCTGGGATGATAGCTGGATTATCAGCAAAGAAGATTAAGGATAATGGATATAAGACTGAAATATATTATGATATGCTAAAGGAAAGCTTTATTCTGAAGCACCTAGAATTGGCATATAATAGATTCGAACTCATGAACAAGGCTTACACATTAAATTCATATCCTGAGATTTTATGCAATGTACTTTCTGATATGTTTACTGTTAGTGAGAATAGAAATACTCTGATTGATGACGCTATATTAAGATTAAAAGAGAAAGGTATATCATTAACTCAAGCCATAAATGATATGTGGAGAATGTTAAAATGA
- a CDS encoding ferredoxin family protein: MIPLLKRLGLNKYNVDKTSHIEVNTDICLTCRDKPCTLSCPAGTYEALPNGRIEVHYERCLECGGALVICPYNAIKFRFPEGGVSFRYG; this comes from the coding sequence ATGATCCCTCTCTTAAAAAGATTAGGATTAAATAAATACAACGTAGATAAAACATCTCATATTGAAGTAAATACTGATATTTGTCTAACGTGTAGAGATAAGCCTTGCACATTATCCTGTCCTGCGGGAACTTATGAAGCACTTCCTAATGGAAGGATAGAGGTACATTATGAAAGATGCTTAGAATGTGGTGGAGCATTAGTTATATGTCCTTATAATGCTATAAAATTTAGATTTCCAGAAGGAGGAGTCTCGTTTAGATACGGCTAA
- a CDS encoding MMPL family transporter, translating into MNKRLLIILWVIAIIIALGLSSQSSKYLNYNENTSIPPNYPSAKAQMFLDKYFHGANENNTIDVVLINATPQENYEVQKIIQNISGVTKIDSIVTAYLEYQNELGKVINSTGNQIINYTKEKGENISLFQVRLDISKTLHIPFYYTQLFNTTPEKILENNESLFFLIKPPSSLTSLYVSKNVSVLFVYTKYGPNYNLKNGTYPAGIISNNIQNSLKTLPLKYYLTGPAPLVQELSSSEAQRQDITFILVFIALILVTGIYFRSIVAPLVTMGIIGLSVIFGMAIVTLVGKFYHPVDFQVIEPMISILLGIGADYSVFLLSRFKEELAKGKNKEESALISIKTSGKAILISGTAVSLVFLSLSFIPYLHTWGLTIGFSVPITVALSFTLLPIIYGKIGDKIFWPSKPKFKMSNTLGNIARLSIRKPKTTLIIATIIGVMSLIFVVSVPLSLDFTSGLPNLPAVEGLKILENAFGNSFVNPILIVFNESQINTSVLIHLAQIERNISTFNGVTQVIGPVPTNFNGTYTPQVITSLKENIGTNNKTLLITVITSYNPYSSQAEALVSKIQNIVKPNGYVGGTTATAMDALDYLLPFYEILTILLPAVLIITLSFLLKSVRISLGAVGTIVLSIIFSLSIIYAIFRSPEGILFFIPITIFVLMMGLGNDYSTFILIRVKEEVDKERDIESIIRAVSISAGAVTALGVILAASFGVLAIDPIKPIAELGAGIAIAALLDTFIIRVFIYPALLKIALKIK; encoded by the coding sequence ATGAATAAAAGGTTACTCATAATCTTATGGGTTATAGCCATAATAATTGCTTTAGGGTTATCTTCACAGTCTTCAAAATATCTAAACTATAATGAAAATACATCAATACCGCCTAATTATCCTTCAGCTAAAGCGCAAATGTTTTTAGATAAATACTTTCATGGAGCGAATGAAAATAATACAATCGATGTAGTTTTGATAAATGCTACACCACAAGAAAATTATGAAGTACAGAAAATTATTCAGAACATTTCAGGCGTCACAAAAATAGATAGTATAGTAACAGCTTATTTAGAATATCAAAATGAGCTAGGTAAGGTAATAAATTCTACTGGAAATCAAATAATTAACTATACAAAGGAAAAGGGAGAAAATATCTCTTTATTTCAAGTTAGACTGGATATATCTAAAACTCTTCATATTCCATTTTACTATACACAGCTATTTAATACCACTCCAGAAAAAATTTTAGAAAATAACGAGAGCCTCTTCTTTTTAATTAAACCTCCTTCTAGTTTAACATCATTATACGTATCTAAAAACGTCTCTGTCTTGTTCGTTTATACTAAGTATGGACCGAATTATAATCTAAAGAATGGAACATATCCTGCCGGTATCATTTCAAATAATATACAAAACTCTCTTAAAACTTTACCATTAAAATATTATTTAACTGGACCGGCTCCTCTAGTTCAAGAATTAAGTAGTTCTGAGGCTCAGAGACAGGACATTACATTTATATTAGTTTTTATCGCATTAATATTGGTAACTGGAATATATTTTAGAAGTATTGTAGCACCTCTTGTAACAATGGGTATCATAGGGCTTTCAGTAATTTTTGGAATGGCAATAGTAACACTAGTGGGAAAATTCTATCATCCAGTAGATTTCCAAGTTATTGAACCGATGATATCAATATTATTAGGTATAGGTGCGGATTATAGCGTTTTTCTCTTAAGCAGATTTAAAGAAGAATTAGCTAAAGGAAAAAATAAGGAAGAATCTGCATTAATTTCAATTAAAACTTCTGGCAAAGCTATATTGATAAGTGGAACTGCAGTTTCATTAGTATTTTTATCTCTTTCCTTTATACCTTATTTACATACATGGGGTCTAACTATAGGTTTTTCAGTCCCAATTACTGTAGCCTTATCTTTTACTTTACTTCCTATAATTTACGGTAAAATTGGAGATAAAATATTTTGGCCATCAAAACCTAAATTCAAAATGAGCAATACACTAGGGAATATAGCTAGGCTAAGCATAAGGAAGCCTAAAACTACACTAATTATAGCTACAATTATAGGAGTAATGTCTCTAATTTTCGTCGTAAGCGTCCCACTATCTTTAGATTTTACATCTGGTTTACCTAATCTTCCTGCAGTAGAAGGATTAAAAATTCTAGAAAATGCTTTCGGCAATTCTTTCGTAAATCCTATTTTAATTGTATTCAATGAGTCTCAAATTAATACGTCAGTATTAATTCATTTGGCACAAATAGAGAGAAATATATCTACCTTTAATGGTGTAACTCAAGTTATAGGTCCAGTACCTACTAATTTTAATGGAACTTATACGCCTCAAGTTATTACTAGCCTAAAAGAAAATATAGGTACTAATAATAAAACATTATTAATTACCGTTATAACTTCTTATAATCCTTACAGCTCACAAGCTGAGGCTCTTGTAAGTAAAATTCAGAATATAGTAAAACCTAATGGGTATGTAGGAGGTACAACTGCTACTGCTATGGACGCATTAGACTATTTATTACCATTTTATGAGATATTAACAATTCTTTTACCAGCAGTTTTAATAATAACTCTTAGTTTCTTGCTTAAATCAGTAAGGATATCTTTAGGTGCTGTAGGAACTATAGTATTAAGCATAATATTCTCCTTATCAATTATATATGCCATATTTAGGTCACCAGAGGGCATACTTTTCTTCATCCCTATAACGATCTTCGTTTTAATGATGGGTTTAGGTAATGATTACAGTACGTTTATATTAATAAGAGTTAAGGAAGAAGTTGATAAGGAAAGGGATATTGAAAGTATAATAAGAGCAGTCTCAATATCAGCAGGAGCTGTTACTGCTTTAGGCGTTATCTTAGCTGCTTCCTTCGGAGTTTTAGCTATAGACCCTATAAAACCAATTGCAGAATTAGGAGCAGGAATAGCAATAGCAGCTCTCCTCGATACATTTATAATAAGGGTATTTATATATCCAGCTTTACTTAAAATTGCACTTAAAATAAAATAA
- a CDS encoding thiamine pyrophosphate-requiring protein, which produces MNTAELILEAISKYTDKVFIVSGTDYPAFIKAELKIKNPEFVVIPHEITAASAAIGYSLGNKLGVLMVHTVPGTLNALGIIANAYTSRIPLLVIAGKSPYTDKGNLASRDLRIHWTQDADQEEIVRKYVKWEFEIRDPSQVSSSISRAIQIALSEPQGPVYIAIPREVSIADVNNKKVNMDPFYPGIPDYYLEKAKEMILRASNPVILTWRAGRKEPWFNSLRNFADNAEIPVVNYVGERVNYPSSGKMAIDHYNLKDSDLIIEVETEVPWIPKYTDVDAKIIKVDVDPSYSYIPYYEFPCDLCIQSSVDEFFNKLKIQRKAEKDLLEEIEKQKEEKIERIKKLSDLKEIHPDYLSYEIGKIKWSVFNEYDLNQKYGGFDEFNSYFGDPAMGHLGWALGASVGYKMSTGKDVIATVGDGSFIFGVPTAFYYISKKYPILTVIFDNKSWNAVEKAVKEVYPEEKFSSYPGSDIDIDNLPKTIESIGGFYEYIERPSEVEDALRKGKEKVKSGIPSIIHAKVIKE; this is translated from the coding sequence ATGAACACAGCAGAATTAATACTTGAGGCAATTTCAAAATACACAGATAAAGTATTCATAGTTTCTGGAACTGATTATCCTGCATTTATAAAAGCCGAATTGAAAATCAAAAATCCAGAATTTGTTGTAATACCTCATGAAATCACTGCAGCAAGTGCTGCAATAGGATATTCTTTAGGAAATAAACTAGGAGTTTTAATGGTTCATACGGTTCCTGGAACTCTGAATGCTCTAGGAATAATCGCTAATGCTTATACTTCAAGAATACCTTTGCTTGTTATTGCAGGTAAAAGTCCTTATACTGATAAGGGAAATCTCGCAAGCAGAGATCTAAGAATTCATTGGACTCAAGACGCAGATCAAGAGGAAATAGTTAGGAAATACGTCAAATGGGAATTCGAAATTAGAGATCCGTCTCAAGTTTCATCATCAATTTCACGTGCTATACAGATAGCATTAAGTGAACCTCAAGGTCCAGTATATATTGCAATACCCAGAGAAGTAAGTATAGCCGATGTAAATAACAAAAAAGTAAATATGGATCCTTTCTATCCTGGAATTCCAGACTACTATCTGGAAAAAGCAAAAGAAATGATATTACGAGCATCTAATCCAGTAATATTAACATGGAGAGCTGGAAGAAAAGAGCCTTGGTTTAATTCATTAAGAAACTTTGCGGATAATGCTGAAATTCCAGTAGTAAATTACGTAGGAGAAAGGGTTAACTATCCATCTTCAGGCAAAATGGCTATAGATCATTATAATCTTAAAGATTCTGATTTAATAATAGAAGTAGAAACTGAAGTTCCTTGGATTCCAAAATATACTGACGTTGATGCAAAGATAATAAAGGTAGATGTAGATCCTTCATATTCTTATATTCCATATTATGAGTTTCCATGTGACTTATGTATTCAGTCATCTGTAGACGAATTTTTCAATAAACTTAAAATACAAAGAAAAGCTGAGAAGGATCTTTTAGAGGAGATTGAGAAGCAAAAAGAAGAAAAAATTGAAAGAATAAAGAAATTATCAGATTTAAAAGAAATACATCCTGATTATCTATCTTATGAAATCGGTAAAATAAAATGGAGCGTCTTTAATGAATATGACTTAAATCAGAAATACGGAGGATTTGATGAATTTAACTCGTATTTTGGCGATCCTGCTATGGGACATCTAGGATGGGCTTTAGGAGCTAGTGTAGGCTACAAAATGTCTACAGGAAAGGATGTTATAGCTACGGTAGGTGATGGATCATTTATTTTTGGTGTTCCTACAGCGTTTTATTATATAAGTAAAAAATATCCAATATTGACAGTAATTTTCGATAATAAGAGTTGGAATGCAGTAGAAAAGGCTGTAAAAGAAGTCTATCCAGAGGAAAAATTTAGCAGTTATCCTGGATCTGATATAGATATAGACAATTTACCTAAAACCATAGAAAGCATAGGTGGATTTTACGAGTATATTGAAAGACCTAGTGAAGTAGAAGATGCTCTAAGGAAAGGTAAAGAAAAAGTAAAATCTGGTATTCCATCTATTATTCATGCTAAAGTTATAAAAGAATAA
- a CDS encoding HEPN domain-containing protein, whose amino-acid sequence MAKWFEKSNRDREVAKRLLQEGFFPEACFHSHMAVELKLKGILIESTGAIIYTHSLKRLLKELEKIKRITIDEKLIECADYLSSLYTGSRYPEESLIDLEKEEGERCVKCMEELLSIL is encoded by the coding sequence ATGGCAAAATGGTTTGAGAAAAGCAATAGGGATAGAGAAGTTGCTAAAAGGCTGCTGCAAGAAGGTTTTTTTCCTGAGGCATGTTTTCATTCCCATATGGCTGTAGAACTTAAGCTTAAAGGAATTCTTATAGAGAGCACTGGAGCTATAATCTATACGCATTCTTTAAAAAGGCTTTTGAAAGAATTAGAGAAAATAAAGCGTATTACTATTGACGAAAAACTAATAGAGTGTGCAGACTATTTGTCTTCACTATACACTGGTTCAAGATATCCTGAAGAATCATTAATAGATTTGGAGAAAGAAGAAGGTGAAAGATGTGTCAAATGCATGGAAGAATTACTCTCTATTCTCTGA
- a CDS encoding nucleotidyltransferase domain-containing protein — protein MSNAWKNYSLFSDLLEIYKEEEKDFNNYVSKLCTKYSVILFGSRARKDNKIYSDYDILVIGNERPPLPPTDAIDVHFIKVSLIDSEIKDFNTIVIDAFYEGIILCDTLNIYEKAKNMVIERIRGLKRIKDGWEKI, from the coding sequence GTGTCAAATGCATGGAAGAATTACTCTCTATTCTCTGATTTATTGGAAATATATAAAGAGGAGGAAAAAGATTTCAATAATTACGTATCTAAACTATGTACTAAATATTCTGTAATTCTTTTTGGTTCTCGAGCGAGGAAAGATAATAAAATATATAGTGATTACGATATATTAGTAATAGGTAATGAAAGGCCTCCTTTACCGCCAACTGATGCTATAGATGTACACTTTATTAAAGTATCGTTAATAGATAGTGAAATAAAAGACTTCAATACTATAGTAATAGATGCGTTCTATGAGGGAATTATATTATGTGATACACTAAATATCTATGAGAAAGCTAAAAATATGGTAATAGAAAGAATACGCGGTTTAAAAAGAATTAAAGACGGTTGGGAAAAAATATGA